atttaatatataattggtagaaatttatttttaatttgatggttggtgaaaattgttttttttattgactTATAATTATAGTAAAAAAGCATGGGAAGGAGGCAAATCCTGTTTCGTTTTATCGTCACTGTCATACTCGAAAAGATAGCACTTGGATTGATGAAACATCGGAGCGCACTAGGCTAATTGACTTTTTCATGGtagtttatcattattattaaattttattatctATAGTTGAattcttatttttaaaaattttactGCAAGGCAAAAACGGAGGGGAATATTCAAACTATGATTGAGTCTGGGCAAGAAGATAGTGATGAGCTTAGGACCCGAGTTTATATAGAGATGATGGATCCTGAGCATCATAATAGAGTACGAGGGTATGGACATGGAGTGACTCCGGATATGGTGTCGTATGCATCTTCTTCAGCTTATAGTTCTAATTCTTCCAGAAGATCATCCAGGAGTTCAGTAGCAGTGTTGATGACTCAGAACAATGAACTGAGAAGGAAGGATGAAGTTAATGCTAAATGGATGGCAGACCCTGAGAAagatttattatttttcttatttttaatatatctaGTATCGCTTATGAGCGACATCAACACCTATGTCAGTTTTATCGAGATGTTAGgtaatgtcggttataagcgacaaCAGCTtgagtattttatttatttaactcaAGTAATGTCGATTGGAAAGCGATAGTAACTGTgatattttaattgtttatttgttaGTTAATGTCGATTTGGAGCGACGCCTTTGTTCTTTTCTATGTCGCTTATAAGCAATGTCGGTACCTATGTCAGTTTTAAGCgattgatgcgatgaaagttaagcactcaaattaaaccctcttgttgtcaaattgtagtataaatgcaagtagggatcgttctggaccggggattaggagggcttgctaataacctctaaactgacttaaaaatatataaacaaagttaaaaacattaaacacttaacttttgctagtcctcgagcaaaataaaggaaacaaaacacaacctaaaccttccaacgtttgccccagggatttccaacgcacatgacaagttaaaaatcatcattcccacagattttagtcaacttaacacttgagcacatacttaatcacagtcaccacttactagttcacatttaaccaattaaaacgatgttttgaatgtagtaacatgccttagagaatttgctcaattccttacaagatatgcactcaattttcactcagattttctgactacacaccctacactaggtacatgtgagaagattgatgtaaacatgaaaactagtactcacatatatgtataacaagaaAGCATTTTTTGGTATTAATAAGCATAtttatatatgatctcatgaatggaatgctactacttagatgcgagaaccagtgacaccatgtgctcataccaaattcaaactccacaaattgaaacgcataaaactcaagatagaagtcaagggttgtaacggggcttggggtattggctaataaagaaaggataggaataataaatgttcttaaagcgacagcaagcaaagcaatgaaatagacactttggaattcactttagaatgcataatcaacttttaaatacaaagggaagattcatgcaacacttagggctctttttcacaacttttcttcttttcattctattttccacgaatgttttttttttcttttttatttctacccgtgccttattaaggactttggcacacacacacacacaagaatcacttcccccacacttgtttttctgcaaaagttcaacaaaaggaattccttctaaattatgttttactatgcttcaagaacaagggtatggatggtcctaatctaggctaggtgaggatagtgtgggttaacaaagaacataggctacacaaggctcaacggggttaaacttaaacacataatgaaataaggcacgacaatttggctgtggtggtcactacacaacttcatcttgaatatgtattatgcaaatcaataacatgctttgaatgaaataggcatgagttctagcatttagAACTAACTGAtcaaacgccttctaagtagcaaccaagcaaagaataatgagatcatgcaatgactttagaaaacaatgatgcacagattattaactctccaaataaacgtttaggcttaagtctcacaaggttgtagcgtacatttgagttccttctttcaagcatgttacaaaactgatttttcatttatgattgcatgtgaattcataaattataaccacaaccaagcatacaccaaagagtaaatcaaattttcatccatgtttataactctctttcacagtcatgcaattaaaaaccaaatcctcatcattgtgttggaaagtaccctaagacacaaataaacatacaaaaacaactctttttgattttttttttttcaaaacaatttttcaaatttttatgagattttcggatttttatgtcaaaacacactaaaacactccaaaatagcttaaaaacacttaaaatagcacggaacaacactagaagtaatgggtgataaactcctacgaatttcatgcaaaacaatggttacccccccacccCCACACTtagatcaaacattgtcctcaatgtttcaagcataaactcacacaaaaacaagcaactaaacaaacaacgaataaacatgactagtatagcaaagtaaaaaccagacagagtagagtttaagaacgcaaatctggttttggagataggtgatcttgttgtctttccacagctttgatctcgaactggttcggaattctgagcgaaagttccttggtttcaaatcaaactccttctgctgggttgatttgattatgcagtctgcattcttctctgcttgtttcttctgcacggaaggcaggcacgaggtagagatgatggtctgtttctttcttcaatctttccaagtgcccacctcttgctttctttctccttgtccctagctgaggatgaattagtaccttgtctctacatgcttcgaggtatcattttcacttcccttatctgttccccaggcagatgtggtagacgaagcagaagcataagatgttgaagatgagtactcgagagcaaggctaggtacacaatcaggaaggggttccaggcagttggttccagatcggaagattgataccaagtgctggctgattgctctctttgtccttgtcccgcagatgaaaacaacgataaggaaaaggacaaggagaaagcatgatatgagatactcttgctttcaaccttcatgatatgaaatacttttgctttggatgagttgtttgcagaggtaccccaaggaataaggaacactgagtgactcgagaggcttcgttgggaaggcattctcagagatgacggaaggttatgtatgtctgccttgctatggagggtgaaggtcgacatttataggaaataataaccggtactattctttcactcttgtcggcaaccgttggatgattgaacagtaaacttcacgtgctttctactttaccagaaatcttcgacagattgcccgtgatttctacaaagttgagtgtgcatgtgacagatgctgacacatcTGGATAAAGCAGATGCcttttcgatatctggaatcgacaCTTCGACAAACTGCTCGTGATTTTCGTAAAGCTAAGCGTGCATATGAGAGAtgctgacatgtctggaaaagcaaatggctcttcgatttctaagcttgcctcttcgagttctgagcttgcctcttcgagttctgagctccgtcgagtgcagaggttgagtgcggacaaatctggaatagaggatggcccgtggtttctgagcaagcccaacttttgagaaagctagcgcctcttcgatttttgaattggcctctttgaattctgagctcgccttttcgatatctgaaatcccGTTGAGTAttaatttttatagaggcacgcagttcatttcaaagcacacttgaatttgcgcttgtagaaactcccttcttgcacttctaatatcttgacttgtctgacctcttctttcttcaacacctttgaaaatgtctggcccttccgaccgtcgttttgacttgaaccttggtgaagaggctaccatgccttctccagacaacatatggcgcccatccttcatatcccttactggtcctcttaccgttaaggattcggtgatgaagaatgacatgactGTTACgatggtggcccggaaccttatCACTcataaagataacagactgctttccaaacggtctgatgagctggttgttaaggattctctggctctcagtgtgcagtgtgccgattctgtgtccaatatggcccaacgcttatttgctcgaacccgttaAGTTAAATCGTTGGCGGCttaagtgatgagtctcaaataggagattagagggctcaagcatgagaataaacagttgcacaagctcgcacacaactatgccacaaacatgaagaggaaaattgaccagatgtagtaatctgatggtcaaattttacttgatcatcaaaggtttgtgggtttgttccaacaacatttgccttcgttttctggggctgtaccgcgtaataaagctccaaatgatcaacctccgatgcctcctccttctagggctTCACCGACtactgaggctccgccgactactgaaacttctcctaagcagcctttgtgaaggctccctcttgtatttatcttcttaatgttcctttttttttatgaatgtaaaaataccttgcataactgtcagtgtttcaaaaataaacccacacaaaaaacaattaaacaagcaacaaataaaaatgacaatcatggcaaaataaaactacagaaaagagaaggtttttagaaacgcaaaactgattgttgagcaattcaaaaatcttccttatttgaatacatgggttgcctcccaagaagcgcttgctttaacgtcttccagccagacgatacctccatttaagcttgtaCAGGGCCCACGACATGAAGGGGTACATtttccacgacatgctcctcaaagtgcTCACACATTGAATCCTTGAACGGAACGGGATAATAGTCCTTCCTGATTTTGGTGTGTTGCTTCCAACAATCGAtgtaaccttccctactaccttgcattcgattaggtacctgcaccatagaaggtaacaacctattagttgaaatgggaattgaaattgggttaggtGACGTACCAATGTGTTGCAATGAAGTGGTAACACTATCAACAAATGCACAAGGATTGCTCTCGGTCAGAATTGGGGTTTTGAGAGGTGTGGTCGTGCACTCcttgttgttcactccaatttTCTCCTTGATGGTGGTTCGAggtactttcttttttattagtgtTGAACGTTtatgccctatattttcaatcacatcaatggcacaacaacaacgaacatcattagtattctcaacaGATTCAGGAATATTATagctaatcatatcaccaccaaatgccatagttactgatcctttggctacatcaatcttggtttgagccgttttcatgaatggtcatCCAAGAAGGATGGGCAATGTAGGGGAGTGGTCCGActcgtccatttcaagcacatagaaatccgccggaaagattaagtgattgacctgcactaaaacatcttccaaaactccctttggataggcattagaacgatcggccaattgtataatcacaccatcatttttcaattcgcctaagtgcatagatgcatagattgaataaggcatgatatttatagatgcacctcaGTCTAACATGGCCGATTCAAAacgagtattaccaattacacaaggaatggtaaaacttCCCGGATCCTTGCATTTAATGGGCAGTTTACGTTGTAAAacagctgagacattttcacttaccttgacaacctccttgctcgaaattctctttctagttgtgcaaagttcttttaaaaacttggcataccttggaacttgcttaattacatccaaaagtggtatattaacttgaacttttctaaacgtttccaaaatatcATTTTCAGCCTCATCCTTCTTTGACTGCATAAACCTACaaggaaagggtacatttggaggaacaacgttagaattaatcaaaattggaacttccttacctttgttggccgaattggatggtTTAGGAGCTTTTAGGgcctgcggcaaaggtgtttccaccctttccgtgggggtgctttgctcttcctcttcaattatcaactcttcaacctcatTAGAACGTGAATTGGATGGAtggggatcagatccaacttgttttccacttcgcaaacttatggcttttgcagattcgaatcctcctttcgggttgacaacggttgaactaggcaacttaccttgctctctgaactgtcctacaaactccgcaatctgcccaatttgcttctccatttggtccacccttttttcttggttttgcattgctttggcttgattttcttgcccctgagacaaattgGTTAGTAACTTAAGAATTGtctcattatctaaagatgtacctgaggtattttgggcaggttgttgtggggcttgtgttggtgtgtattgcttggtatagaagcccggaggttgctgcctaaagcctcctcgTTGTTAGGGTTGTTGGGGCTCTCTCCacctgaaatttggatggtctctccaacctgggttgtacgtattagaatatggatcgttccttggttggttttggccttgaaattcaattgcattggcactttcccatccaccattttcaatcgaTTGCGGgcacttttcagaggcatgtccttggatagaacacacaccacatacatttggttctttcatcctcattccttcggccatctgagacacaatggaagtaagattagctaattacgattgaatgtcggatgtgaaacttacctcattcacttgctgccgtggggtgtccctttgaccaacgccttcatattgttgagcattcaatgctcggttagcaattaaggtcttggcagccatgggtgttttgtccaccaaagctcatcccgctgaggcgtctagcatttggcgttcaattggtaaaagcccttcgtagaaatattgaagaagaaccTCCTCCTTCttatggtgctgtggacatgaagcaacaagggttttaaaatgcTCATAGTAcgtgggaaaggattcaccttggttttgctgaattccactaatctttttgcgtagtagaatgactcgaaaggttgggaaaaacttctccaaaaatgcccgtttcatactctcccatgatgtgacagttccgagggctagctcatacaaccaatctttagccttttctaagagagaaaagggaaaagccttcattttcagaatgctcccatcaacattcataggggtcatgctcgagcaagcaacctcaaactccttcaagtgtttattaggatcttccatggacatcccgtggaacttaggaatgtgatgcaacaaacttgatttcaattcaaactcgtctgtcttccctagggcagccatggggtattggatgcatatgggagcggcattgtccaatcctaaAGTGGAAAGCTcattgattgttcgattgtccgctACCATGTTGGGATCTTTCTCTACAACCTGTGTCGTGggctcctcttgctcttctactttgtcttctccaagatctggtgcaggttgagatggttggggttcttgttaattccttgctcgtctcaaagttcgttcaaaatcgtcgtcaaagtcacggatgtgcttatgaataggttgagaacttcgagtcataaaccacctaaaacaagaaaacaagtaaagtcatcaactaagaacaaaaacacatgaaaataaacacaaaGAAATAACAAAGGATTAGCAAAactgctaatccccggcaacggcaccaaaatttgatgcgatgaaagttaagcactcaaattaaaccttcttgttgtcaaattgtagtataaatgcaagtagggatcgttctggaccggggattaggagggcttgctaataacctctaaactgacttaaaaatatataaacaaagttaaaaaaactaaactagactcaaagaattcaaaacaaactcaaagaactcaaaacaagctaaaaacactcaaatctgcctaaaaacacaaactgggcagatttggactctaaacatacttttggacgaattttggtttcaacttggttcgaaatacttaaaagcacaaactaaattagtttctaactaatattaCTCAATaaggtaaagggggttttggtttcgatgaatttgaaaacaaaacaagtaaattaaagaactaatgaaatctgcacaaatttgagtaaattgaatggatgaaaggctagctaggaggttcttctccacacatgacacacttgcaaacaaaacgatttccagttgcttttaaaaaaaaactacgaattctcaacgccccagattaactgtgaattgcactaattaaccctcatattttcctaatttcattgaattggatgattgcatacaacaacccaaagcattccccacaagttccctacatgaattgcataatagagatacaaacaagaatcattaagttctatgaaaatcataagcattgacgaaacacttgtaactatgaattgcatgaaacttatgccaagaatttacttaacacggttgtgacgagcaaccttcactacttgtgaatataagttcataacgattaggtgaaactcccttatatcctagcattagatttatgcatgaaaattaagcgtgcactctcaaccaacatacacaaatcagttttaattcaaatggataagtaaattgaattcataacttatgaatcacaactgaaagtaatcaaatcatattgcaagcatgaacatggtttcgaattccctcctagctaaggggggtttagttcctcatactcacaaagcaaagataaacaaatttagatattcaaaataaaagaatgaaaacacctaaaaacgctccaacaatccaacttgaatggcaagcacgtccaatggtcctcattcttctctttgttgtggcacaagtgtctaggatgtgtatggatatatggaaaggttaggaatgtatttaggattggtgaatgtctcggccaagggaaggaaaatgtatttgtgtttgtgaaatgtgggatttatggatgtatggatggaatggatctcatggcatggaaaatggaagtgtatggagatgtgtttgaatgtatggatgaaatggaatggaGCTCTCGGCAAGggacttgtgtttgtgaatgaagctcttttttgatggatcaagatgGTTTccttaggaaggggaatggtggtggtatttataggctaaggagaggaccacttcaattccttgcatgtgcagtttgtatgggtgtgtgatgtccatgtttccctttacatttgcacacacatgacctccatcatttcagccacaaaacaaacacattttctgccatgtttctcctttacatttacacacatgttcttcatcatttcagccacaagtcaacccattttctgcccatgtgtgtgtctttcctttgcccatgtgtgtgtgtttcctttacccatgtgtgtgtgtttttcctttgcatttgcacacacatgttcttcattatttcagccaacaatccacccattttctgcccatgccaagccctccatgccgtgcctttcttgttgtgtgtgtgctgtccatGGAGAGTGTGTGTATGCCCTCCAACCTGTGCAGGTTGCATgtgtgtagctgtccatgtttctcttttgcatgtgtcgtgccttctctttctagctgtgcatttccacttactccaaagccaaatgagtgcgatcataaccccatttgctgctgagtgttgatgacaaagcaaaacacaaaacaagtgcctttactttctcattttattagccaaatgtgcttagcccttttctgaacctttcagtgttacaatgcccataacttcttctagaaaaatgatattaacaatctgtaaattgctccagaaaatagacatccatagctttccaagcatataagtcTCAGTCTCTCATTCAATCTGAGCtattcgtaacatgcttccaaagtcagctaatctgcacaggcagttttgacgaatttgttacttaatatctcacttgtgctacttttcttttctttgcttgataaatcacacaaaacacaaaaacatagtaaatagctcaaaaatataaggaactaactaagaaaagacaagtgaattttatgtaaaatatatataaatatgagcttatcagcaATGCCTttgttcctttttattttataatattttgctTCATGATGGCGGATTAAGGGGCCTAAGTGACATCAATACCCTTTTTGTGGCGGTAGCATTGGTGTCGGTTCCTCTATCCAACATTGCACAATTTAATGTCGGATTTTTTCCAATAATCAGACAGTAAGTAGTGTTTCTTGTCGTTTTTACTCCGACAGTAATAtccccttttgtagtagtgcaaATCGAAGTGGCGGtctacgaacttacaaatccaattcgggaagatccgtacgtcggattcccaatttataagtttctaatatcctcaaatattacttaCTATAATGTATAGTTTGGTGATCTCTAATATTATTCATATAAGGATCAAGTGGCGGTCTCTATCAAAACTGTGTTTAAACGATAAGATTTCATCAATCGGACTTCACATATAGAATTGAGGTATCAAATTTATCCTATGAAGGTTAGGAGGTTCCTTGGCCCACGCAGCGCCACACACGGCAATCGGCCGCCCCGATCGCcgaaaaaatcaactatttctaaaaattctcaaattttacaggaatgaagatctcaatgagtagggTAAgttggccaagtccaatttagcCGGGAAAAGCTTCAAATCGCCACGAACTGGccagaaccctagaaatgggtggctTTCAATTCGACTTCTCCGATGCTCCGCTGCCTCcaaagttgtttgggctttgttctaggcctcaagggaagtctaatggtggtggcaATTTGAGGGAATCGTTTAACAAATGGTGGTTTTCGCCGTGACTCCTTCAGAACCCCCACAGGTTCGATGGTTTCGTTCTCCTAAAATCGAGGGTTAAAGGAACTGGGTTTTggttggaaatggaagaggtgTTGATGTTGAGTGACTTCCAGGTA
The nucleotide sequence above comes from Malus sylvestris chromosome 16, drMalSylv7.2, whole genome shotgun sequence. Encoded proteins:
- the LOC126606858 gene encoding uncharacterized protein LOC126606858 isoform X1; this encodes MHNRRLKTMNHTTGAKSFARVRAQLVRVHGKEANPVSFYRHCHTRKDSTWIDETSERTRLIDFFMAKTEGNIQTMIESGQEDSDELRTRVYIEMMDPEHHNRVRGYGHGVTPDMVSYASSSAYSSNSSRRSSRSSVAVLMTQNNELRRKDEVNAKWMADPEKDLLFFLFLIYLVSLMSDINTYVSFIEMLGNVGYKRQQLEYFIYLTQVMSIGKR
- the LOC126606858 gene encoding uncharacterized protein LOC126606858 isoform X2 — its product is MHNRRLKTMNHTTGAKSFARVRAQLAKTEGNIQTMIESGQEDSDELRTRVYIEMMDPEHHNRVRGYGHGVTPDMVSYASSSAYSSNSSRRSSRSSVAVLMTQNNELRRKDEVNAKWMADPEKDLLFFLFLIYLVSLMSDINTYVSFIEMLGNVGYKRQQLEYFIYLTQVMSIGKR